One segment of Pempheris klunzingeri isolate RE-2024b chromosome 20, fPemKlu1.hap1, whole genome shotgun sequence DNA contains the following:
- the gch2 gene encoding GTP cyclohydrolase 2 — translation MNGHCNVKMSDAMEDIPFNNGFGDLIIDNKKSAAHRKHESSRKEAEDKSRLPALEAAYTSILRELGEDTDRQGLLRTPLRAAKAMQFLTKGYHETIDDILNNAIFDEDHDEMVIVKDIDMFSLCEHHLVPFFGKVHIGYIPNKKVVGLSKLARIVEIFSRRLQVQERLTKQIAMGISEALQPKGVAVVIEAAHMCMVMRGVQKMNSRTVTSTMLGVYLEDPKTREEFLTLSVHA, via the exons ATGAACGGACACTGCAACGTGAAGATGAGCGATGCCATGGAGGACATCCCCTTCAACAACGGCTTCGGCGACCTCATTATAGACAACAAGAAGTCCGCCGCGCACCGCAAGCACGAGTCGTCCCGCAAGGAGGCCGAGGACAAGTCCCGCTTACCTGCGCTGGAGGCCGCCTACACCAGCATCCTCCGGGAGCTCGGGGAGGACACGGACCGGCAGGGGCTGCTGCGCACGCCGCTGCGCGCCGCCAAGGCCATGCAGTTCCTCACCAAGGGCTACCACGAGACCATCGACG aTATCTTAAACAATGCCATATTTGACGAGGACCACGATGAGATGGTGATTGTGAAGGACATAGATATGTTTTCGCTGTGTGAACATCACCTGGTGCCCTTTTTTGGCAAG GTTCATATTGGGTACATTCCCAACAAAAAAGTGGTGGGACTGAGCAAGCTAGCAAg GATTGTGGAGATCTTCAGTCGGAGACTTCAAG ttCAAGAGCGTCTGACCAAGCAGATTGCCATGGGAATATCAGAGGCTCTGCAGCCGAAAGGAGTAGCTGTGGTTATTGAAGCAGC gcacATGTGCATGGTCATGCGTGGCGTCCAGAAGATGAACAGCCGCACAGTGACGAGCACCATGCTGGGAGTTTACCTGGAGGACCCCAAAACCCGCGAGGAGTTCCTGACTCTCTCAGTTCACGCCTAA